The genomic DNA TATCGATCCAATGAGCTGCGCGGTAAAGTCCACAACAGGTATGACCCTGGCATAATCCATACGGGTGGGCCCGATGACGCCGACGCTTCCCACAATCCTCCCCTCCCGCTTGTACGGGGAGGCGATGAGCGTACAGTCGATCATATCCTGAATATTGCTTTCCGATCCGATAAAAACCTTGATACCCTCAGCCCGTGAGACCTTGTCTAGAAGTTTCAACAACAGGCCCTTGTTCTCAAAGGCCTGAAAGATCTTCTTCATCTTCTCCACATCGGTGAACTCCGGATAATCGAGGATGTAAGAACTTCCTCCGATAATCAGATCCTCCTCCACCTCATCCTCGATCAAAGCCCGGGACATGCTGAGCGCCTTGAATAGAAGCTCATTATATCGGGTGCGCTCATCCTCCATTTCCTTGATGATCTTCCTGCGCACCTCCATGAGTGTCAGGTTGCTCAACAGGTCGTTGAGGTAGTTGGACATCCAGTTGAGCTTATCCGTATTCAGCTCCTCATCACCGATGATAAGCTTGTTATGAACCATTCCGGACCTGGACACGAGGATGGCGAGTATCCGGTTTTCCGAAAGTTTGACAAAATTGATATATTTAAAAACCGTCTCCGCAAAACGGGGAGATCTGACAAGAGATGTGCAGTGGGATATCTTCGACAGGATACGGGAAACCTCCCGAACGATGTCCTTTATCTCCATACCAGCGGGATTAATATTCGCCTCGAAATTTTGGGGGTCCTTTATCGCGTCTCTCACCTGGACCAGGTGATCGACGTAGAAACGAAACGCATTTTCCGTGGGGATTCTGCCCGCCGATGTGTGCGGCTGCACCAAAAGCCCCACGTCCTCCAGGTCCGACATGATATTCCTAATCGTGGCGGGGCTGACATCAATACCGCGTTTCTTCGATATGGTTCGGGAACCGACCGGGTCACCCATCTGAATATAATCTTCGATAATGGCCATAAGCACCCGGCGTGCCCTGTTGTCCAGATTAATCGCCATTATCAAAACTCCTCAAATCACACCGCTTCCGCCATCGTATTATCGGTATCGAGCGGGAAGCCGCCCGTCCATCCCGTACCGGTACTGCCGACAGGTACGTACGACGCATATTCGAGTAAAAATAGCACTCCAAGCGCTCGAGTGCTAACGTATTAAAAATAACAACGAATCGGCCTTTTGTCAAGGGCAAAACCGACGATTTGTTCTCTTCTCAAGTCACAACAAATCCCGCCCCACCCGACACTTCTCCTTGACAACGTCGGAAAAACACCGTACAATTTGTAGTTGAAAAGAACGCCCCGTAACGGGGAATACACAGTGATGCATACGCATTCACCACGTCAGATGACGTTCTCCCGAACGGATTTCGATCTCGGAAGGACAGAGAGACCATAATTCTTAGAACCAACAACAGGAGTAAACCATGTCTCTACTCGCACAAAACATTGATCCCGACAAAGTGAAGACCTCGAAAGAGGGGAAGAACTTCATCATCACTCTGAATCGTCCGGAAAAGAGAAACGCCCTCAACTTCGACGTTCTGTACGGCATCAAGAACGCATTTGAGAGCGTATATACGGATCCGGAGGTGAGAACCATCATCGTCAACTCCGAAGGTCCGGGATTTTCCGCAGGGGTGGATTTCTTCGCCCTGGCATCCACCGGTTTTCTCAGCAGCACTCCTCCCGCCGTCAGAGATCTCATCCGGGAGATACAGGAAATCTTCAACTTCATTGAGGACATTGAAAAGCCGGTCATTTTCGCGCTGCACGGCTACTGCTACGGCATGGCCACTGAGATGATCCTGGCCGGAGATTTTCGGATCGCACAAAAGGGAACGGAGATAGGCATCCATGAGGTCGCATTGGGCCTGATACCGGACTGCGGTGGTATCGCCCGGATGACCAAGCTCCTGGGACCCATCAAGGCGAAGGAACTCATTATGACCGCCAAGATGGTTGAAGCCGAAGAGGCCAAGCAGATTCAGCTCTTTACCGACGTGGTGGACGACGCCATGGAGGGGGCGCTGGCCCTTGCAGAAAGCCTCAATAAAAACGCCCCGCTGGCCCTGGGAATGGCGAAACGTATCATCAATCGCGGCCAGCATCTGGACACCCGAAGCCTCCTGGAGCTGGAAGCCATTGGACAGTCCGCGCTTGTGGACTCCGCGGACGCAAAAGAGGGGCTGACCTCGAAGATGGAAAAGCGGGAGGCCAATTTCCAGGGGAAATAGGAATCTCCCTTCCTTACCCGTATAAAAGCCCCCTCACAAACCGTGAGAGGGGCTTTTTTATATTAAAATACGGTTACCCGGCACTGTGCGCCGCGCGAACGACTTTCCCGGAAAAACCGGTTGCGCCGCCCTTTCACATCGTTTTTGACCGCTCCCCTAATTCCTGCCCCTGTTCAGCGGCTGATACGCCTCGAGAAACTCGAATACGGTATCGATATAATAATAAAGCGGCACGCCGCCGATGCTTCCCGCAATGTATTCCGCCATCCCGTAGGCATGGTCGAACGGACCGGTGACGCCCCCGGTCAGATACTCCCCGTCAAAGCCCTGAATGAAATACCACATGTGATCCCAACGATATCCGGCCACGGTATGGGCGTACAGCCGCTCGCCCTCCTCGTTATAGATGTCCACCGTGAAGAGCCTCGCAAAAATTCCACCGCTCTCCAGGGCCTCGACGATCAACAGGGCGAAGTCCTCACAGTCTCCGCCGCTCACCAGCAGCGTCTCACTGGCGGATTGGAGGTAGTTCTTGCCGTCGGCCCGCTCCTGAATATAACGGAGGGCGTGTGTGGTAAAATAAACGGCCAGCTCCGGCGCGGCGATACGGGGTCTCACCTCGTCCCAGTCGTCCCACTGATCGCCCGTGCAGTCCCCCCAGGCCGCACGCAAAAGGGCGTCCAGGGAGTAATCGGCCAGAACGTTCCGGGCCGCGTCCCGATCCGCATGGTAGAGCCAGAGCAGCGCCTCAAGCCCGGGAGGGTAATCCGCAAACTCCCCGTTTCCGATCGCCATGATCTCCTCGAAGGCCCGTCCGTACCTGCCGCTCCTGTAGTCGCCAAGAAGGCTTTCCAGGGCCGGCTGATAGGGGGAAAAGGCGGTGTTCACTCCGGGTATGTTCGCCAGCTCCCGGGCCAATATTTCATCCCGGTAGTGTATCTCGTTGAGGGCGGCGTTCTCGTATACCGGCACGTGGGCGTTCAGGGAGACGCATCCCGCAATTAACAGCACAATCGGCGTATACAGTATCCATCGTTTCATAGGCGTCTATATTCTCCAAGACGAATTGTTTTGTCAACACAAAAACCTTGATTTTTCCAGGGGCCCCGGCTAAAATTTTATAAGTAGCACATCATCCTTATTTGAAACGTATCCCCGCATGGAATCTCTCATGACACCTGTTTCTCTCAATCCGCTCTTTCAGGCATTCCCCACCCTCGAGGCCAGACTCCCTCACGTTACCCTGGGAGACTTCCCGACCCCGGTCCACCGCATGAAGGGCCTGGAAGACCGCCTGGGTGTCCGGGATTTATACATCAAGCGGGAGGATAAAAGCTCCTCACTGTACGGGGGAAACAAGATCAGAAAGCTTGAGTTCCTCCTGGGCAAGGCCGTTCAGGACCGGGCGACACATACGATCACCTTCGGGTACGCCGGCTCCAACCACACTCTGGCCACCGCCGTGTTCGCCCGAAAGCTGGGGATCTCCCCCATCTCCATTCACCTCCCCCAGCACAACGCCCGTTACGTCAGAAACAACCTCCTGTACCAGGAGCGACTGCGGACAGCGATGTATCAATTCAACGGCATGAACACCACCAGAATGGGTTTCATGAAGATCGTTTTCACGCGCCTCCTTTCCACAGGAAGACTCCCTTCGATCATACCACCCGGCGGCTCCAGCGTCCTCGGTGTCGTGGGGGTGGTGGGTTCAATCTTCGAGCTGAAGCGGCAGATCGAGGGGGGTGAGCTTCCCGAACCGGACCTGATCTATCTGCCGGTGGGATCATGCGGCACCGCGGCGGGAGTGCTTCTGGGCGTCAAGGCGGCGGGGCTGAAAAGCCGCGTCGTCGGGATCGCCGTTGCGGCGGCGGAGTTCTCAAACAA from Candidatus Zymogenaceae bacterium includes the following:
- a CDS encoding pyridoxal-phosphate dependent enzyme, whose amino-acid sequence is MTPVSLNPLFQAFPTLEARLPHVTLGDFPTPVHRMKGLEDRLGVRDLYIKREDKSSSLYGGNKIRKLEFLLGKAVQDRATHTITFGYAGSNHTLATAVFARKLGISPISIHLPQHNARYVRNNLLYQERLRTAMYQFNGMNTTRMGFMKIVFTRLLSTGRLPSIIPPGGSSVLGVVGVVGSIFELKRQIEGGELPEPDLIYLPVGSCGTAAGVLLGVKAAGLKSRVVGIAVAAAEFSNKERIIQLFDDTARLLKKLEPNFPEVSLSENDFDLSHDFIGDGYARFTESGMSSVQTFSEAEDIRLEGTYTGKAGAGLIAHAESGLLEDKTTLFWNTHNSVDFSERISDVDYRNLPSRYHRYFEKEYQPFERTDG
- the hrcA gene encoding heat-inducible transcription repressor HrcA, producing the protein MAINLDNRARRVLMAIIEDYIQMGDPVGSRTISKKRGIDVSPATIRNIMSDLEDVGLLVQPHTSAGRIPTENAFRFYVDHLVQVRDAIKDPQNFEANINPAGMEIKDIVREVSRILSKISHCTSLVRSPRFAETVFKYINFVKLSENRILAILVSRSGMVHNKLIIGDEELNTDKLNWMSNYLNDLLSNLTLMEVRRKIIKEMEDERTRYNELLFKALSMSRALIEDEVEEDLIIGGSSYILDYPEFTDVEKMKKIFQAFENKGLLLKLLDKVSRAEGIKVFIGSESNIQDMIDCTLIASPYKREGRIVGSVGVIGPTRMDYARVIPVVDFTAQLIGSILDEM
- a CDS encoding enoyl-CoA hydratase/isomerase family protein, with the protein product MSLLAQNIDPDKVKTSKEGKNFIITLNRPEKRNALNFDVLYGIKNAFESVYTDPEVRTIIVNSEGPGFSAGVDFFALASTGFLSSTPPAVRDLIREIQEIFNFIEDIEKPVIFALHGYCYGMATEMILAGDFRIAQKGTEIGIHEVALGLIPDCGGIARMTKLLGPIKAKELIMTAKMVEAEEAKQIQLFTDVVDDAMEGALALAESLNKNAPLALGMAKRIINRGQHLDTRSLLELEAIGQSALVDSADAKEGLTSKMEKREANFQGK